In Melospiza georgiana isolate bMelGeo1 chromosome 8, bMelGeo1.pri, whole genome shotgun sequence, one genomic interval encodes:
- the LGI1 gene encoding leucine-rich glioma-inactivated protein 1 isoform X2, with amino-acid sequence MGLPHLEYLFIENNNIKSISRNTFRGLKSLIHLSLANNNLQSLPKDIFKGLDSLTNVDLRGNAFNCDCKLKWLVEWLGSTNATVEDIYCESPPEYKKRKINSLSPKEFDCIITEFEVYQSLPYQSLSVDTFSYMNDEHVVIAQPFTGKCIFLEWDHVEVMFRNYDNITGTSTVVCKPIVIESQLYVIVAQLFGGSHIYKRDIFANKFIKIQDIEILKIRKPNDIETFRIAEDWYFVVADSSKAGFTTVYKWNGNGFYSHQSLHAWYRDTDVEYLEISGKPHLILSSSSQRPVIYQWNKGTNEFVKRFDIQDMEDAYAVKHFKVKEDVYICLTRFIGDSKVMKWGGSAFLDLQRMPSRGSMVFQPLQINNYQYAILGSDYSFTQVYYWDAEKAKFVKFQELNVQAPRSFIHVSIDKRDFLFASSFKGTTLIYKHVIVDLSA; translated from the exons GAGTCTTGCAAATAATAATCTCCAGTCACTTCCAAAAGACATATTTAAAGGCTTGGATTCTTTAACAAATGT AGATCTTCGAGGCAATGCATTTAATTGTGACTGCAAACTCAAGTGGTTAGTGGAGTGGCTGGGCAGCACCAATGCAACTGTTGAAGACATTTACTGTGAAAGCCCACCAGAATATAAGAAGCGCAAGATCAATAGCCTCTCTCCAAAAGAGTTTGATTGCATTATTACAG AATTTGAAGTTTATCAGTCCCTGCCATACCAATCTCTGTCAGTAGATACTTTCTCATATATGAATGATGAACATGTGGTTATTGCTCAGCCTTTTACTGGAAAATGCATCTTTCTTGAATGGGACCATGTGGAAGTGATGTTCAGGAATTACGACAACATTACAG GTACTTCAACTGTTGTGTGTAAACCTATAGTTATTGAGAGTCAGCTGTATGTCATTGTCGCACAGCTGTTTGGAGGCTCCCACATATATAAAAGAGATATTTTTGCTAATAAGTTTATAAAAATTCAAGATATTGAAATCCTTAAAATCCGAAAACCCAATGACATTGAAACTTTCAGGATTGCTGAAGACTGGTATTTTGTTGTTGCAGACAGTTCAAAGGCTGGTTTCACCACGGTTTACAAATGGAATGGGAATGGATTTTATTCCCATCAGTCTCTGCATGCCTGGTACAGAGATACTGATGTGGAGTATCTTGAAATATCTGGCAAACCACATTTAATTCTGTCAAGTAGTTCGCAAAGACCTGTAATATATCAATGGAACAAAGGAACAAATGAATTTGTTAAGCGGTTTGATATTCAAGATATGGAAGATGCATATGCAGTGAAGCATTTCAAGGTGAAAGAGGATGTGTACATTTGCTTAACAAGATTTATTGGGGACTCTAAAGTAATGAAATGGGGTGGTTCAGCATTTCTGGATTTACAAAGGATGCCATCCCGAGGGTCAATGGTATTCCAACCGCTTCAGATAAATAATTATCAATATGCCATTCTTGGAAGTGATTATTCTTTCACTCAAGTCTATTATTGGGATGCGGAAAAGGCAAAATTTGTGAAGTTTCAAGAATTAAACGTGCAGGCACCAAGATCTTTCATACATGTCTCCATCGATAAACGAGATTTTCTCTTTGCTTCAAGTTTTAAGGGAACTACATTGATTTATAAACATGTCATAGTTGACTTAAGCGCATGA